A genomic window from Sphingomonas hankookensis includes:
- a CDS encoding strawberry notch family protein has translation MTDLFDPAPARADHATAAARLLLPAIAGDAKITRAMLNDAMIRAYGGTDADGHWTQRESFEVLEHATALAVCAAGTTPAVDAAIGLMARLPTQTVRSEEQIDWQQFSTPLDLATITVMLANARADDIVLEPSAGNGLLVAGLPPIAALQLNEIDPARRERLSATFPKASVTGHDGAQIASVMASAERPSLILMNPPFSRSLGRGADALAAVRHLQAAIKRVRPGGRVVAIMPDWFFNSARMGTIWSTTLASVALRTSIRLTHAYGKHGTGVAVRLYVIDKTVGDTTTVTLQRGAVSDLVEALVIPPRQDLIPEAATPAPVKRGGGLSLLRSVRSKPAATPRIFRALARNEVLPVGYQVLETPAPLAEQSGVYLPYRPSRIVFDAAGEHPTALVESIAMGSIPAPIPVHVPSLPERTVTERLLSSSQLETVVYAGHAWTQYIPGLSKPDKEGVGLVLSDDGRAYRKGYFLGDGTGAGKGRQVAAVILDNWLAGRRKNIWISKNEALHADAIRDWTALGGLAADVQPLSRWKIDEPVTMDEGVLFVTYPTLRSNRGDATRLDQIIAWAGADFDGVIAFDEAHEMGGVAGGEGSMGTKKGSQQGIAGVLLQNHLPDARVLYASATGASEVNNLAYAVRLGLWGPETAFANREAFITQIRQGGIAAMELVARDLKATGLYTARALSFAGVEYDILRHELTPEQIAVYDTYADAWAIIHRGLEKALELTGVVDGNEGKTLNSGAKAAARSRFESCKQRFFGALLLSAKLPTVIAAIEQHLAADQSVVLQLVSTAEAILDRRLGELSPDERADLDIDLSPREAVIDYLTRAFPVQQMTFFRDDTGEVRSRPLFDESGHPVTNPEAEAERDNLVEQLCALPPIAAVLDAIITRFGTEMVAEVTGRTKRLITVSGGGQKLESRSARATQADSAAFMEGTKRILVFSDAGGTGRSYHASLDAKNQQQRAHLLLEPGWRADRAIQGLGRTHRTHQACSPLFRPVTTDCKGELRFTSTIARRLDSLGALTRGQRQTGGQNLFDPADNLESDYAKAALISWYHLLVAGKLTSTNLTDFQHRTGLELLDTDGVLKEDLPPIQRWLNRLLALPIGLQNCIFDEFLALVEARVAAAREAGTLDVGVETMTVETATVLDDTILRTDPVSKATSHLLTIEVTRRRNPMSLERVLRIADTDQTAVFVRNGKSGKVALRTNARSWLTEDGVAVSRIELMRPTRHEYLALDDLYETAWEECSRARFEAEWSAEVDEIRGKLDVETIRLATGLLLPIWSALPSDHLVVNRVVDAEGRSWLGRMVFPGDVPALFSKMGLDSNDVLSPAEVARAAMEGGTVTIRRPFVCEVKRVRVNAKPRIEISGAPADQLAWLKSIGCFTEIIAYKTRVFIPVETADAVLAKLMA, from the coding sequence ATGACCGACCTGTTCGACCCTGCGCCCGCGCGCGCCGACCATGCCACCGCTGCCGCCCGCCTGCTGCTCCCCGCGATCGCCGGCGACGCGAAGATCACCCGAGCGATGCTCAACGACGCGATGATCCGCGCCTATGGCGGCACCGACGCCGATGGTCACTGGACCCAGCGCGAGAGCTTCGAGGTGCTGGAGCATGCGACCGCGCTGGCGGTATGCGCAGCAGGCACCACGCCGGCGGTCGACGCCGCGATCGGGCTTATGGCGCGCCTTCCTACCCAGACCGTGCGCAGCGAGGAGCAGATCGACTGGCAGCAATTCTCGACCCCGCTCGATCTCGCCACGATCACGGTCATGCTCGCGAACGCACGCGCGGATGACATCGTACTCGAACCGAGCGCCGGCAACGGTCTCCTGGTAGCGGGCCTCCCGCCGATCGCGGCGCTCCAGCTCAACGAGATCGATCCCGCGCGCCGCGAGCGGCTGTCGGCCACCTTCCCGAAAGCCAGCGTTACCGGCCACGACGGCGCGCAGATCGCCAGCGTCATGGCATCCGCGGAGCGCCCCAGCCTCATCCTGATGAACCCGCCCTTCTCGCGCTCGCTCGGCCGCGGTGCCGACGCGCTCGCTGCGGTCCGCCACCTGCAGGCGGCGATCAAGCGTGTGCGGCCTGGCGGGCGCGTCGTCGCGATCATGCCCGACTGGTTCTTCAACTCCGCGCGCATGGGCACGATCTGGTCGACGACGCTGGCGAGCGTCGCGCTGCGCACCTCGATCCGGCTGACCCATGCCTATGGCAAGCACGGCACCGGAGTCGCGGTGCGACTCTATGTCATCGACAAGACGGTGGGTGATACCACGACGGTCACGCTCCAGCGCGGCGCCGTAAGCGACCTGGTCGAGGCGCTGGTCATCCCGCCCCGGCAGGATCTGATCCCGGAGGCCGCCACTCCGGCGCCGGTCAAGCGGGGCGGGGGGCTGTCCCTCCTGCGCAGCGTGAGATCGAAGCCCGCTGCCACCCCGCGCATCTTCCGCGCTCTCGCCAGGAACGAGGTTCTCCCGGTCGGCTACCAGGTACTCGAGACGCCGGCGCCACTCGCCGAGCAGTCCGGCGTCTATCTGCCCTATCGGCCGAGCCGTATCGTGTTCGACGCTGCCGGCGAGCATCCGACCGCGCTGGTGGAATCGATCGCGATGGGCTCGATCCCCGCGCCGATCCCCGTCCATGTTCCGTCGCTGCCCGAACGCACCGTCACCGAACGCCTCCTGTCCTCCTCGCAGCTCGAGACCGTCGTTTACGCCGGCCATGCCTGGACCCAGTATATCCCGGGCCTGAGCAAGCCAGACAAGGAGGGCGTGGGGCTGGTGCTCTCCGACGACGGACGCGCGTACCGCAAGGGCTATTTCCTGGGCGACGGCACCGGGGCAGGGAAGGGGCGGCAGGTCGCGGCCGTCATCCTCGACAACTGGCTGGCGGGTCGTCGCAAGAACATCTGGATCAGCAAGAACGAGGCGCTCCATGCCGACGCGATCCGCGACTGGACCGCGCTCGGCGGTCTCGCGGCCGATGTGCAGCCGCTCTCGCGCTGGAAGATCGACGAGCCCGTCACGATGGACGAGGGCGTCCTGTTCGTGACCTATCCGACGCTGCGCTCCAACCGCGGCGACGCCACCCGGCTCGATCAAATCATCGCCTGGGCCGGTGCCGACTTCGACGGCGTCATCGCGTTCGACGAGGCGCATGAGATGGGCGGCGTCGCGGGTGGCGAAGGGTCGATGGGCACCAAGAAGGGCTCGCAGCAGGGCATCGCCGGCGTTCTCCTGCAGAACCACCTGCCCGACGCCCGCGTGCTCTACGCCTCGGCGACCGGCGCGTCGGAGGTGAACAACCTCGCCTATGCCGTGCGGCTCGGCCTGTGGGGGCCGGAGACCGCCTTCGCCAACCGCGAGGCGTTCATCACCCAGATCCGGCAGGGCGGGATCGCGGCGATGGAACTGGTCGCGCGCGATCTCAAGGCGACCGGCCTCTACACCGCGCGCGCGCTGAGCTTCGCCGGGGTCGAATATGACATCCTCCGCCACGAGCTGACGCCTGAACAGATCGCGGTGTACGACACCTATGCCGATGCCTGGGCGATCATCCATCGCGGCCTTGAAAAGGCGCTCGAACTCACCGGCGTCGTCGACGGCAACGAGGGCAAGACGCTCAACTCGGGCGCGAAGGCCGCGGCGCGCTCGCGGTTCGAAAGCTGCAAGCAGCGGTTCTTCGGGGCGCTCCTCCTGTCAGCGAAGCTCCCGACCGTCATCGCGGCGATCGAACAGCATCTGGCGGCCGATCAGTCGGTCGTGCTGCAGCTGGTCAGCACCGCCGAGGCGATCCTCGACCGCCGCCTGGGCGAACTGTCGCCCGACGAGCGCGCCGACCTCGACATCGATCTCTCCCCGCGCGAGGCCGTGATCGACTATCTGACGCGGGCATTCCCGGTCCAGCAGATGACCTTCTTCCGCGATGACACCGGCGAGGTGCGCTCGCGACCGCTGTTCGACGAGAGCGGCCACCCGGTCACCAACCCCGAAGCCGAAGCCGAGCGCGACAATCTGGTCGAGCAGCTTTGCGCGCTGCCGCCGATCGCGGCCGTGCTCGATGCCATCATCACCCGGTTCGGCACCGAGATGGTCGCCGAGGTGACGGGGCGCACCAAGCGCCTCATCACGGTGAGCGGGGGAGGGCAGAAGCTCGAATCGCGCTCGGCCCGCGCCACGCAGGCCGATTCCGCCGCCTTCATGGAAGGCACCAAGCGCATCCTGGTCTTCTCCGACGCCGGCGGGACCGGGCGGTCTTATCATGCCAGCCTCGATGCGAAGAACCAGCAGCAACGCGCGCATCTGCTCCTGGAGCCGGGCTGGAGGGCCGATCGCGCGATCCAGGGCCTGGGACGTACCCACCGCACGCATCAGGCCTGCTCGCCCCTGTTCCGGCCCGTCACGACCGACTGCAAGGGCGAACTCAGGTTCACCTCGACCATCGCGCGGCGTCTAGACAGCCTCGGCGCTCTGACGCGCGGCCAGCGCCAGACCGGGGGGCAGAATCTGTTCGACCCGGCCGATAATCTCGAAAGCGACTACGCCAAGGCGGCGCTCATCAGCTGGTATCACCTGCTCGTCGCGGGGAAGCTGACCAGCACCAACCTCACCGATTTCCAGCATCGCACCGGCCTGGAACTGCTCGATACCGACGGCGTGTTGAAGGAGGATCTCCCGCCCATCCAGCGCTGGCTCAACCGGTTGCTGGCGCTGCCGATCGGGCTCCAGAACTGCATCTTTGACGAATTCCTGGCGCTGGTCGAGGCACGGGTCGCGGCCGCGCGCGAGGCGGGGACACTCGATGTCGGCGTCGAGACGATGACGGTCGAGACCGCGACCGTGCTCGACGATACGATCCTGCGCACCGACCCGGTCAGCAAGGCGACCTCGCACCTGCTGACGATCGAGGTGACCCGGCGCCGCAACCCCATGTCGCTCGAGCGCGTGCTGCGCATCGCCGATACCGACCAGACCGCCGTGTTCGTGCGCAACGGCAAGTCGGGCAAGGTCGCGCTGCGCACCAACGCGCGCTCCTGGCTGACCGAGGACGGGGTGGCGGTGTCGCGCATCGAACTGATGCGTCCGACCCGGCACGAATATCTCGCACTCGACGATCTCTACGAGACGGCCTGGGAGGAATGCAGCCGCGCACGGTTCGAGGCGGAATGGTCGGCCGAGGTCGACGAGATCCGCGGCAAGCTCGACGTCGAGACGATCCGGCTCGCGACCGGCCTTCTGCTGCCGATCTGGTCGGCGCTGCCGAGCGACCATCTCGTGGTCAACCGCGTGGTCGATGCCGAGGGTCGCTCCTGGCTCGGGCGCATGGTGTTCCCGGGCGACGTGCCGGCGCTGTTCTCGAAGATGGGCCTCGACAGCAACGACGTGCTCAGCCCGGCCGAGGTCGCGCGCGCCGCGATGGAGGGCGGGACGGTCACGATCCGGCGACCGTTCGTGTGCGAGGTGAAGCGCGTACGCGTCAACGCCAAGCCGCGCATCGAGATCAGCGGCGCACCGGCCGACCAGCTCGCGTGGCTCAAGTCGATCGGCTGCTTCACAGAGATCATCGCCTACAAGACGCGCGTCTTCATCCCCGTCGAGACGGCCGATGCGGTTCTCGCAAAGCTGATGGCCTGA
- a CDS encoding DUF7146 domain-containing protein, whose translation MPLVALKPTQTIVDIVGALGGTWHGYNAMCRCPAHADSDPSLSIRQGHDGILVHCFAGCTAEDVLREIARIRPGRTYDPPAEQRTGRPANIERLWNEGLPIAGTPAEAYLRFRGITGAFDDLSYHPRCPWGPKPHTRFLPALLIAAREGRTLRSIQRIFLDLAHGGYLDKATLGTPGGATWQGMRVTDTLALGEGFETSAAFTQIHGIPCWATLGAARLDRVHIPDSVTTLIFAEDNDFEGRRARRKAWAAYRPRGLTLKRMPPPSRYGDWADVVKPGA comes from the coding sequence ATGCCCCTCGTTGCGCTGAAACCCACCCAGACCATCGTGGACATCGTCGGCGCCCTCGGCGGCACCTGGCACGGCTACAACGCCATGTGCCGTTGCCCGGCCCACGCCGACAGCGATCCCAGCCTCTCGATCCGGCAGGGCCATGACGGCATCCTCGTTCACTGCTTCGCCGGCTGCACCGCCGAGGACGTGCTCCGCGAGATCGCGCGCATCAGACCCGGACGCACCTACGACCCACCCGCTGAACAGCGCACCGGCAGACCCGCCAACATCGAACGGCTGTGGAACGAGGGGTTGCCGATCGCCGGAACGCCCGCGGAAGCCTATCTCCGCTTTCGCGGCATCACCGGCGCCTTCGACGACCTGAGCTACCACCCGCGCTGTCCGTGGGGACCGAAACCGCATACCCGGTTCCTCCCGGCGCTGCTGATCGCGGCGCGGGAGGGGCGCACGCTGCGCTCGATTCAGCGCATCTTCCTCGACCTCGCGCATGGCGGCTATCTCGACAAGGCGACGCTCGGCACGCCGGGAGGTGCGACCTGGCAGGGCATGCGCGTCACCGACACATTGGCGCTTGGTGAGGGGTTCGAGACCTCGGCCGCCTTCACCCAGATCCACGGCATCCCGTGCTGGGCGACGCTCGGCGCGGCGCGGCTCGACCGTGTCCACATCCCCGATAGCGTCACCACGCTGATCTTCGCCGAGGACAATGACTTCGAGGGCCGACGCGCACGACGCAAGGCGTGGGCCGCCTATCGGCCGCGCGGGCTGACGCTGAAGCGGATGCCGCCACCCTCACGTTATGGCGACTGGGCCGACGTCGTGAAACCCGGAGCCTGA
- a CDS encoding ParA family protein, which translates to MAAVVAFVSQKGGVGKSTLARALAREAAAGELRVKIADLDTQQGTSVDWHRARLGISIEPIVSVEAFKTASQALAAADGFDLLIIDGPARTSKATLEIARSSSLVVQPTGASLDDLRPAVREYHALVKEGIPTGRLVFALNRIGTSAEENDARAYLTEAGYNVLDGSIVERPAYRQAQNQGLSITETKFSGLNQRADTLIQSLIDKVAG; encoded by the coding sequence ATGGCTGCTGTCGTAGCATTCGTCTCACAAAAAGGCGGTGTAGGAAAAAGCACCTTGGCAAGAGCCCTTGCTCGCGAGGCGGCGGCAGGCGAACTGCGGGTTAAAATCGCCGATCTCGATACTCAACAGGGCACTTCGGTCGATTGGCACCGAGCACGCCTTGGCATCTCCATCGAGCCGATTGTGTCGGTTGAGGCATTCAAAACCGCGTCTCAGGCCCTGGCCGCTGCAGACGGCTTCGATCTGCTTATCATCGACGGCCCCGCTCGGACCAGCAAAGCTACACTTGAAATTGCACGGTCATCGTCACTCGTGGTTCAACCCACCGGCGCATCCTTGGACGATCTCAGGCCTGCCGTCCGCGAATACCATGCCCTTGTTAAGGAGGGTATCCCGACTGGACGGCTCGTTTTTGCGCTCAACCGCATTGGAACTTCGGCTGAAGAAAATGACGCGCGGGCGTATTTGACCGAAGCGGGGTATAATGTCCTCGACGGTTCGATCGTGGAACGACCAGCATACCGGCAAGCGCAGAACCAAGGCCTGTCAATTACCGAAACCAAATTCTCCGGCCTTAACCAGCGTGCTGATACTCTGATCCAATCCCTAATCGACAAAGTAGCGGGGTGA
- a CDS encoding lytic transglycosylase domain-containing protein, giving the protein MASYLYTPQACSITPYRPRGDFPGWLEARRAQYYPLIQAVACEAGVPVGLFDALVAQESRYDPLIVSPKGAVGLTQLMPGTARGLGVFNSRDPLSNLRGGARYLRAHLDEFKRVDLALAAYNAGPGRVRSMRRIPPFRETMDYVAAITRGWSTGSFRTASIQTAGLAVGRQEFRGRGVQLLAYTSTRVSNPR; this is encoded by the coding sequence ATGGCAAGTTATCTCTACACCCCACAGGCTTGCTCAATCACACCCTACCGTCCACGCGGCGATTTTCCAGGCTGGCTCGAAGCTCGGCGGGCTCAATATTACCCCTTGATCCAGGCCGTGGCGTGCGAAGCTGGTGTGCCAGTCGGGCTTTTCGATGCACTGGTGGCCCAGGAAAGCCGCTATGACCCATTGATCGTATCACCGAAGGGCGCCGTTGGCCTTACCCAATTGATGCCCGGTACAGCGCGTGGACTTGGGGTTTTCAATTCGAGAGATCCGTTGTCGAACCTGAGGGGAGGGGCCAGATACCTCCGCGCGCATCTGGATGAGTTCAAGCGGGTCGATCTAGCCTTGGCCGCGTACAATGCAGGTCCAGGACGCGTTCGATCGATGCGCCGTATTCCGCCGTTTCGCGAGACGATGGACTATGTCGCAGCGATCACTCGAGGGTGGAGCACCGGATCGTTCAGGACAGCATCGATTCAGACCGCCGGTTTGGCAGTGGGTCGACAGGAATTCCGGGGCAGGGGGGTCCAGTTACTCGCTTACACATCTACAAGAGTATCGAACCCGAGGTAG
- a CDS encoding plasmid pRiA4b ORF-3 family protein — protein MSVETIARLHIVLNDIEPAIWRRVDVPVTASLKMLHDIVQAAMGWENCHLWHFEAGDRRYGIPDPMWPESGMTAAKNVKLATLIDRGVAELVYTYDMGDDWRHTITVETVGHGEPDVKYPRFIDGERRCPPEDVGGLPGFEMFLDAMADPAHEEHDHLREWYDGPYNADDIDERFTRRAIAAIAIRRHAGKLAYQKSRA, from the coding sequence ATGAGCGTCGAGACCATCGCCCGCCTGCATATCGTCCTGAACGACATCGAACCCGCCATCTGGCGCCGGGTCGACGTACCGGTCACTGCCAGCCTCAAGATGCTCCACGATATCGTCCAGGCCGCGATGGGCTGGGAAAATTGTCACCTGTGGCATTTCGAAGCCGGCGACCGGCGCTACGGTATCCCCGACCCGATGTGGCCGGAGAGCGGCATGACCGCGGCCAAGAACGTGAAGCTCGCGACGCTCATCGACCGGGGCGTGGCGGAACTCGTCTACACCTATGACATGGGCGACGATTGGCGGCACACCATCACCGTCGAGACCGTCGGCCACGGCGAACCCGACGTCAAATATCCGCGCTTCATCGACGGGGAACGGCGCTGTCCGCCCGAGGACGTCGGCGGCTTGCCTGGGTTCGAGATGTTCCTCGATGCCATGGCCGACCCGGCACACGAAGAACACGACCACCTGCGCGAATGGTACGATGGCCCCTACAACGCCGACGACATCGACGAACGTTTCACCCGCCGCGCCATCGCCGCCATCGCTATCCGCCGTCACGCCGGCAAACTCGCCTACCAAAAAAGCCGCGCCTAA
- the tnpC gene encoding IS66 family transposase: MRVSEALVSPADATARIAALEASLARANAALAARDLLIDTLRGQIARLRRMQFGASSEKLGCEIEQLELALEELETERDAPVPEAADPGAAARPVPVRSLPGHLPREEVVHEPASGACTCPDCGGALRPLGVNAHEMLDIVPVRWRVVRNVRPKYSCRTCEKIVQAPAPVSTIARGKATFATLAHVVVSKFDHHLPLYRQAEMMAAQGVDIDRATLAGWTGQAAALLDPIVSRIHDAVLKADKIHADDTPVPVLDPGRGKTATGRLWVYAADDRASGGTAPCATWYRFTPDRTAAHPLAHLAGFRGFLQADAYAGYDGLYRGGVTEVACWAHFRRKVFDLHERSSTPLTTDILERIGVLYAIEAKVRGQPPDVRRRTRQEKSRQLVDALRQVLDAALRRLSPRSDMAKAIAYGTKRWPALSRFLDDGRLEIDNNIAERALRGVAVGRRNWLFAGSRAGGERAAAIYTVIQTCKANGVDPQAYITDVIARVADDWPASRWDELMPWNWSPEPARLAA; encoded by the coding sequence ATCCGGGTGTCGGAAGCGCTCGTTTCCCCTGCTGATGCCACCGCGCGGATCGCCGCGCTGGAGGCGTCGCTCGCCCGGGCCAATGCCGCACTCGCCGCCCGCGACCTGCTCATCGATACGCTGCGCGGGCAGATTGCCCGGCTGCGGCGGATGCAGTTCGGGGCCTCGTCCGAAAAACTCGGCTGCGAGATCGAACAGCTCGAACTGGCGCTGGAGGAACTGGAGACGGAGCGCGACGCGCCTGTGCCCGAGGCGGCGGACCCTGGCGCAGCGGCTCGGCCGGTGCCCGTCCGCAGTCTGCCGGGGCATCTGCCGCGCGAGGAGGTCGTTCACGAGCCGGCGTCGGGCGCCTGCACCTGCCCGGACTGTGGCGGTGCGTTGCGCCCGCTTGGGGTGAACGCGCACGAGATGCTCGACATCGTGCCGGTGCGCTGGCGGGTCGTGCGCAATGTCCGTCCCAAATACAGCTGCCGAACCTGCGAGAAGATCGTCCAGGCACCGGCGCCGGTCAGCACCATCGCGCGGGGCAAAGCGACCTTCGCCACACTGGCGCACGTCGTGGTGTCCAAGTTCGACCACCATCTGCCGCTCTATCGTCAGGCCGAAATGATGGCCGCGCAGGGGGTCGACATCGACCGCGCGACGCTGGCCGGCTGGACCGGACAGGCCGCGGCGCTTCTCGACCCCATCGTCAGCCGCATCCACGACGCGGTGCTCAAGGCCGACAAGATCCATGCCGACGACACGCCGGTGCCGGTGCTCGACCCCGGCCGGGGCAAGACCGCGACCGGGCGGCTGTGGGTCTACGCCGCCGACGACCGGGCATCCGGCGGCACGGCACCGTGCGCGACCTGGTATCGCTTCACGCCCGACCGTACCGCCGCGCACCCGCTGGCCCATCTCGCAGGGTTCCGCGGCTTCCTGCAGGCGGATGCCTATGCCGGCTACGACGGGCTCTACCGGGGCGGTGTGACGGAGGTCGCATGCTGGGCGCACTTTCGCCGCAAGGTCTTCGACCTGCACGAGCGGTCTTCCACCCCGCTGACGACCGACATCCTCGAACGAATCGGCGTGCTATATGCCATCGAGGCCAAGGTGCGTGGCCAACCGCCCGATGTGCGACGCCGAACCCGTCAGGAGAAAAGCCGGCAGCTGGTCGATGCCTTGCGCCAGGTGCTCGACGCCGCCCTTCGCCGACTGTCGCCCAGGTCCGACATGGCAAAGGCCATCGCCTACGGCACCAAACGCTGGCCGGCACTGTCGCGCTTCCTCGACGATGGTCGCCTGGAGATCGACAACAATATCGCGGAACGGGCATTGCGTGGTGTCGCGGTCGGGCGCCGCAACTGGCTGTTCGCCGGTTCGCGTGCAGGCGGCGAGCGCGCCGCGGCCATCTACACCGTCATCCAGACCTGCAAGGCCAACGGCGTCGACCCGCAGGCCTACATCACCGACGTCATCGCCAGGGTTGCTGACGACTGGCCTGCCAGCCGCTGGGACGAACTCATGCCGTGGAACTGGTCTCCCGAACCTGCCAGACTGGCGGCATGA
- the tnpB gene encoding IS66 family insertion sequence element accessory protein TnpB (TnpB, as the term is used for proteins encoded by IS66 family insertion elements, is considered an accessory protein, since TnpC, encoded by a neighboring gene, is a DDE family transposase.): MRKGFDGLAVLVQQVLAQDPHSGALFAFRGKRGHLVKLLWFDGQGLCLFSKRLDRGRFIWPVTATGTVVLTPAQLSMLLEGIDWRRPERTFTPTLAG, translated from the coding sequence ATGCGCAAGGGGTTCGATGGCCTGGCGGTGCTGGTGCAGCAGGTGCTGGCGCAGGACCCGCATTCGGGGGCGCTGTTCGCGTTTCGTGGCAAGCGAGGCCATCTGGTCAAGCTGCTGTGGTTCGATGGGCAGGGTCTGTGCCTGTTTTCCAAGCGTCTGGACCGGGGTCGTTTCATCTGGCCGGTGACCGCGACCGGCACGGTGGTGCTGACACCAGCGCAATTATCGATGCTGCTGGAAGGCATCGACTGGCGTCGGCCCGAGCGGACGTTCACGCCGACGCTGGCGGGATGA
- the tnpA gene encoding IS66-like element accessory protein TnpA codes for MEVVGRVSGRRRWSDAEKLEILAEAFRPGVRVCDVIARREVSSSLIYTWRKQLREGKLAGVVASLPVFAEVQVVDPVAPTLQPAPCPPGFIHIELPGGVRVSVDAGVDAGALTRVLSVLR; via the coding sequence ATGGAGGTCGTCGGCCGGGTGTCTGGTCGACGGCGATGGTCGGACGCTGAGAAGCTGGAGATCCTCGCCGAGGCGTTCCGGCCGGGGGTGCGGGTCTGCGACGTCATCGCCCGGCGTGAGGTGTCGAGCAGCCTGATCTACACGTGGCGCAAGCAACTGCGCGAGGGCAAGCTGGCGGGCGTCGTGGCTTCGTTGCCGGTGTTTGCGGAGGTACAGGTTGTTGATCCGGTCGCGCCGACACTGCAGCCGGCACCATGTCCACCGGGGTTCATTCATATCGAACTACCGGGTGGGGTACGGGTGAGCGTTGACGCGGGCGTGGATGCAGGCGCGCTGACACGGGTGCTGTCGGTGCTGCGGTGA
- a CDS encoding IS256 family transposase — MTDDRLPLAELMAKTGDGDFLRSVAESVLQIIMEADVDGLIGAGRHERSGERSTWRNGYRDRTLDTRLGTLNLKIPKLRTGAYFPGFLEPRKTVEKALVSVIQEAWIAGVSTRRVDDLVQAMGMSGISKSSVSKLCKDIDERVNAFLKRPLAGEWPYLWLDATYLKVREGGRIVSVAAIIAVAVTTEGKREIVGLHIGPSEAEPFWSTFLRDLVRRGLKGVKLVISDAHEGLKAAITRVVGATWQRCRVHFMRNALAHVPKGQNTMVAAAIRQVFLQPDHAAATQTWRHVADQLRARWPKLGACMDNAEHDVLAYMTFPEQHRTKLHSTNPLERLNKEVKRRADVVGIFPNEDSITRLIGAVLLEQNDEYQLQNRYMQIEGMTALATPQIEEVPPLQITPKAA, encoded by the coding sequence ATGACCGACGACAGACTACCGCTTGCCGAACTGATGGCGAAGACCGGAGACGGCGATTTTCTGCGCAGCGTCGCCGAGAGCGTGTTGCAGATCATCATGGAGGCCGACGTCGACGGCCTCATCGGCGCCGGTCGCCACGAGCGCTCCGGCGAGCGCAGCACCTGGCGCAATGGCTACCGCGACCGCACCCTGGATACGCGACTGGGCACGCTCAACCTGAAGATCCCCAAGCTGCGCACCGGCGCCTATTTCCCCGGCTTCCTCGAACCCCGCAAGACGGTGGAGAAGGCGCTGGTCAGCGTCATCCAGGAGGCCTGGATCGCCGGCGTCAGCACGCGGCGCGTCGATGATCTGGTGCAGGCGATGGGGATGAGTGGCATCTCGAAGTCGAGCGTGTCGAAACTGTGCAAGGACATCGACGAGCGGGTGAACGCCTTCCTGAAGCGCCCGCTCGCCGGCGAGTGGCCGTATCTCTGGCTGGACGCGACCTACCTCAAGGTGCGCGAGGGCGGCCGCATCGTCAGCGTGGCAGCCATAATCGCCGTCGCCGTCACCACCGAAGGCAAGCGCGAGATCGTCGGCCTGCACATCGGCCCCAGCGAGGCCGAGCCGTTCTGGTCGACCTTCCTGCGCGACCTCGTCCGGCGCGGCCTGAAGGGTGTGAAGCTGGTCATCTCCGATGCGCATGAGGGCTTGAAGGCCGCCATCACCCGCGTCGTCGGCGCCACCTGGCAGCGTTGCCGCGTCCACTTCATGCGCAACGCGCTGGCTCATGTGCCCAAGGGCCAGAACACCATGGTGGCTGCCGCCATCCGGCAGGTCTTCCTCCAGCCCGATCATGCCGCAGCCACCCAGACCTGGCGTCACGTCGCCGACCAGCTGCGCGCCCGCTGGCCGAAACTCGGCGCCTGCATGGACAACGCCGAGCACGACGTGCTCGCCTACATGACCTTCCCCGAACAGCATCGCACGAAGTTGCACTCCACCAACCCATTGGAACGGCTGAACAAGGAGGTGAAGCGCCGCGCCGACGTGGTCGGCATCTTCCCCAACGAGGATAGCATCACCCGCCTCATCGGCGCCGTGCTCCTCGAGCAGAACGACGAATACCAGCTCCAGAACCGCTACATGCAGATCGAAGGCATGACCGCTCTCGCCACACCACAGATCGAGGAGGTACCGCCCCTACAGATTACACCCAAGGCCGCCTGA